The region CGGCCTCGGCGCGATCCTCTACACCCTCCTGACCTCGGCGTGGCCGCTCTCCGGCTCGGACGCCGCGCGCGCCGGGCTGGCCGCCGCGGACCGGTCGAACGGCGAGCCGCCCGCCCCGTCGGCCGTCCGCGAGGGCGTGCCCGTCGAGCTGGAGGCGGTCTGCACCGGCACCCTCGGCATCGGCGGCGAGACCGCCTCGGGCCGGGTCCACACCGCGGCCGCGGTGCGCTCCATGCTGGACGAGGTCGTCGCGGAGGAGGACCGCTCCGCCCTGTTCCCGCCCGTCCACGACGGCACCTCCACCAGCCCGGGTGACGTCTGGCAGGACCGCAGGCGGGACAGCGGGACCGGGGACCCGGACCGCCGGCGCAAGCTGCTGGTCGGGCTCGGGGTGCTCGCCGTCGGCGTGCTCGTCGTGCTCGGGTACCTGGGCGTGCAGCTCGGGGCCCTGTTCGGGAACGGCGGGGGCGGGCCGCCGATCGTCGTCGGCGGGTCGGCCACCCCCGGCCAGGACGACCAGGCCACCCCGCCCACCCCCGGCGTCGCCATCGCGAACCCGCAGGCCAGGGTGTTCGACCCGGTCGGGGACAGTGACAACGCGGCCCGGGTGTCCAGGGCCGTCGACGGCAACCTCACCACCAGCTGGGCCACCGCGGAGTACCGGCAGCCGTTCCCCGCGCTCAAGCCGGGCATCGGGATCATGACGTCGTTCGTGTCCGTCGAGCAGCTCTCCCGGCTGACCGTCCAGTCCCCCAGCGAAGGCACCGTGGTCGAGATCCGGTCGGCCCCTTCGGAGAACGCACAGCTGGGCGAGACGGTGCTGCTCGCGAAGCAGACGCTGAAGTCCGGCAGCACCACGATCTCGCTCGCGGACAGCCAGCCCGTGGAGCACGTCCTGGTCTGGATCACGAAGCTCGGCGGGGGCGGCAGTGACAACGTCACCGAGATCGACGAGCTGACGTTCTACCGCGCGGACGTCTGACCCGCGTTCCGTCCGACCTGCGTTCACTGTCGCTAACGGCTTCCCGGAACCGTCGCGGGGGACAGCGGCACCGACATAGCGTCGTTCCGTGTCCGCACCCACCCGTCCACCTCGGGGCCCCGCGCCCGGCCCGGTGCGCGCGGACCGGGAGCTGTTGGACGCGCACCTCGCCGGGGAACGGGCGGCGTTCGACGAGCTGGTCCGCCGGCACGGGGACCGCCTCTGGTCCGTCGCCCTACGGATCCTGCGCGATCCCGAGGACGCGAAGGACGTCCTGCAGGAGGCGGTGGTGTCCGCCTACCAGGGCGCGGGCCGGTTCCGCGGGGACGCGTCGGTGTCGACGTGGCTGCACCGCATCGTCGTCAACAAGTGCCTGGACCTCGTGCGGTCCCGACTGGTCCGGCCGCCGGCGGCCGGCTGGCCTGCGACGGACCCCGCCGACCCGCGGGACGTCGCCGCCACCCTGGTCACCCGGATCACGATCACGGACGCACTGGCCCTGCTGCCCGTCGAGCAGCGGGTGGCGGTGATCCTGGTCGACGTCCAGGGGTGTCCGGTCGCCGAGGCCGCGGAGATCCTCGGGGTACCGGCCGGGACGGTGAAGAGCCGGTGCGCGCGGGGACGGCGGCGCCTGGCGCCGATCCTGGGCCATCTGCGGGAGGAGGCGCCGTGAGCGACCCCGAGATCGTCCGCAGGGCGCTGGCCGCCACCCGGGCCGAGCTGGCCGCCGCACCGCCCCTGCGGATGCCCAGGGACCTCGCGAGACGGCTCGCGGAGGAGCTCGACCGGGTCGACCGGGAGGCGGACGGGGTGGCTCGGACACCGGGGTCCCCCGCAGCACGACGGCGCCGGCCCCTGGTGCTCACGGCCGCCGCGGCCGCGGCGGCGGTCGCGCTCGCGCTGCCCGTGGCGCAGCGGCCCGCCGATCCGGGGGACGCCGCGCCCGATCTCGCGGGGGCGGTCGCCGCGACACTGGCCGCCCCGCCCGGCGGACCGTTCACCGACCGCTCCCGGCTCGGCGCGTGCCTGTCGGCCGTCGGCGCGGCCCCGCCCGGACCGGTCGTGGGCACCCGGGAGACTACGATGAACGGCAGGTCAGGGGTTCTCGTCGTCATGACGACAGGGGTTCTGGGGCGGTTCCGGGTGGTCCTCGCCGAGCCTGGATGCGGCCTCGACGCTCCCGCCGCCGGCGGTGCCCTGCTCGTCGACTCCGTCGTGGGCGGGTGACCGGGCTCACCAGCAGGTGGCGGCGGGCGTGGCACGGGGAATGACCGCTCCTAGGATCACGTTGAGCAGTCTGCGACCGGCGAAAGGACAAAGAACCCGTGACCACCCAGAGCAGCAGCGCCGACCAGGTGCGCAATCTGATCATCATCGGGTCCGGGCCCGCCGGCTACACCGCAGCCGTCTACGCCGCCCGGGCCCAGCTCGAGCCACTCGTGTTCGAGGGGACGCAGTTCGGTGGCGCGCTGATGACCACCACCGAGGTCGAGAACTACCCGGGCTTCACGGACGGGATCATGGGTCCCGACCTGATGGAGCAGATGCGCGGGCAGGCCAAGCGCTTCGGCGCCGAGCTGCGCGCGGAGGACGTCGAAGAGGTGAAGCTCGAGGGCGCGGTCAAGGAGGTCACGGCCAACGGCGTGACCTACCGGGCCCGTGCCGTCGTCCTCGCGATGGGTGCCGCGGCGCGCTACCTGAACGTCCCCGGAGAGCAGCAGCTCCTCGGCCGCGGCGTCAGCGCCTGCGCCACCTGTGACGGCTTCTTCTTCCGGGACCAGGACATCACCGTCGTCGGCGGCGGGGACTCCGCGATGGAGGAGGCCACGTTCCTCACCCGTTTCGCGAAGTCCGTCACGATCATCCACCGCCGGGACGACTTCCGTGCCTCGCGCATCATGCTCGAGCGCGCACAGAACGACCCGAAGATGCGCTGGGAGACGAACAAGGCCGTCACCGAGGTCGTCGGGGACAAGAGCGTGTCCGCGCTGAAGCTGAAGGACACGGTCACCGGCGAGGAGTCGACGCTGGACGCCACCGGCATGTTCGTCGCGATCGGCCACGACCCGCGTTCGGAGCTGGTGAAGGGCCAGGTCGAGCTGGACGACGCCGGCTACGTGAAGACCAAGTCGCCCACCACGTACACGAACCTCCCGGGCGTCTTCGCCTGTGGCGACCTCGTGGACCACACCTACCGGCAGGCCATCACCGCGGCCGGCTCCGGCTGTTCCGCCGCGATCGACGCCGAGCGCTGGCTGGCGGAGGAGCCGATCGACCCCGAGCTCGCCGGCGGCGGGTACGGCTCGTCCTCCCAGGACGTCGCCGCCGCCCTGAGCTGAACTTCGACCTCGCCACACCGATCCGAGGAGATCATCTGATGGGAAAGAACACCGTGGACGTCACCGACGCCTCCTTCGAGGCGGACGTCCTGAAGAGCGACAAGGCCGTGCTGGTCGACTTCTGGGCCACCTGGTGCGGTCCGTGCAAGATGGTCGCCCCGGTCCTCGACGAGATCGCCGGCGAGCACGCCGAGACGCTGACCGTCGCGAAGCTCGACATCGACGCGAACCCGGCCACGGCGCGTGACTACCAGGTCATGTCGATCCCGACGATGATCCTCTTCAAGAACGGCGAGCCGGTGAAGCAGATCGTGGGCGCGAAGCCGAAGGCCGCGCTGCTGTCCGATCTGTCCGACCACATCGGCTGAGCCGGAAAACCTCCAGCGTGTCCCGGCCGGCAACGGTCGGGACACGCCCGTGTACGCCCCGCTGTCGCCCGACCGGGAAGGAGCAGGGCACAATGGTCGACGGCCGACGCCGGGAGATCCGGCGGTGACGGTGCGTCGCCGAAAGCCTCCCGGGCACCACGCCGGGGTGCTCAAGGGGCCGCCACGATCGATCGAGCGAGGGGTGCATGCAGCTGCTCCGCCGCGGGGACAGTGGTCCGGCGGTCGTCGAGATCCGGGCGAAGCTGCGGGAGTACGGCCTGTTGGCCCCTCCCGGTCCGGCGCCGTCCGAGAACTACTTCGACGACGACGTCGAGCACGCCGTCCAGGCCTTCCAGCAACGCCGGGGGCTGATCACCGATGGCATCGTCGGGCACGCCACCTACCGCGCGTTACGTGAGGCGAGCTGGAAGCTCGGGGACCGCATGCTCGCGCTGCTGATCTCCTCCCCGATGAGCGGCGACGACGTCGCCCAGCTCCAGGAACGGCTGCTCGAGCTCGGGTACGACCCGGGCCGCCCGGGCGGCGTGTTCGACGACATGACCGAGAACGCCCTGCGCGGGTTCCAGCGCGACTACGGGCTCACGCCGGACGGTGTGTGCGGGCCGGCAACGCTGCGCTCGCTGCGACAGCTCGGCCGCAAGGTGACCGGTGGGCGGCCGGGACTGCTGCGCGAGCAGGAGCTTCTGCGGCGCGCCGGGCCCCGGCTGCGGGGCAAGCGGATCGTGGTGGACCCGGGGCACGGCGGACAGGACCGCGGGGTCCAGGTCTCCGGGGTCGACGAGGCGGGCCTCGTCTGGGACCTCGGGCGCCGGCTGGTCGGGCGTATGGCCGCCACCGGCATGGAGGCGCTGCTCTCCCGCCGCGAGGACACGTGCCCCACGGACGCCGAGCGCGCCGCGTTCGCGAACGCCGCGGGCGCAGACCTCGTCCTCTCTCTGCACACCGACGCGAACCAGAGCATGCACGCGCACGGGCTCGCGACCTTCCACTTCGGCAACGGCTCCGGCGCGACGTCCACCGTGGGCGAGGCGCTCGCGGGGCTGATCCAGCGCGAGCTGCTCACCCGCACCGCGATGCTGGACTGCGGCAGCCAGGCGCGGACGTGGGAGCTGCTGCGGCTGACGCGCATGCCCACGGTCCGGGTGGAGATCGGCTACCTGACGAACATGGGGGACCGGCAGAAGCTGCTGGACCCCGCGTTCCGGGACATCGTCGCCGAGGGCATCCTCGTCGCCGTCAAACGGCTGTACCTGCTCGGCCAGGACGACCAGCCGACCGGGACGTTCACGTTCTCCGACGTCCTCGCCCGCGAGCTGGGTCGGGGCCAGGCACAGGCGATCTAGTCCGGTCACTCCGGGGCCTACTCGCCCCTACGACGATCTGAGGGCCGGGAACGGGCATTCGCCCGTTCCCGGCCGTCTCTGTCTCGGATGGATCTTCCAGGCCGCTGGCGGGGCGCTCAGCGAGCCCTCAGAACGTCGCTGGCAGCACCTGGGCCGGGGCCGGTACCCGGGGTGCGGGGCGCTCGACCGGCGTCGCAGCCTGCATCGGGATGGTCACGGTCCCGAGGAGTTGCTCGAGCGCGTGCTCGACGTCCTCCTTCCACGTGATCCCCGAGCGGAGCTCCATCCGCAGCCGGGGCCAGCGCGGGTGCGGCCGGACGGTCTTGAAGCCGACGCGGCGGAGGAAGTCCGCGGGCATGACACAGCCCGGCTCCGATCCGGAGCGCGCGTCCCCGAACGCCTCGACCGCCTTGACGCCGCGGCGGGTGAGGTCCTTCACGACCGCCTGGGCGAGCATCCGACCGAGACCCTCGCCGGAGAACTCCGGCATCACCTGCATCGTGGTGAGGAGAACCGCGTCCGCGCTCACGGGACCGGTCGGCATCTCCTCGGCGCGGGGGACGGCCGACGGCGGCGCGTACACGACGTAGCCGGCGGGGACGCCGCGCATGTAGACGACCTTCCCGCAGGAGCCCCACTCGAGGAGGATCTCCGAGATCCAGGCCTCCTTCTCCAGCTCAGTGGAGGCGAAGTCCTCCGCCTGCCGGGAGAGATGCGGTGAGCTTCCCAGAAGACACAGCGACGACACCGCTTGGGCAGGTCGTCGAGATTGTCCAAGTTGAGTGAGTCGACGTGCCAGGACAACGAGAGGACCTCCGGCAGGCAGCCCGGAGTACGGGCGGCCGTCGTGACGACACTGAACTGACAGATGCTGCACTGACAGCTGTACCGGATGCCCCCGGCGCTCGACGAGCTTAAATCGATACAGCTCCACGCAACACCCCGAGTGAGGCGACCGGCGGCCCAGCCTCGCCGAAGGGCAGGAGGACCACCCGTCCCGGTTACACTCGCCGGGTCCTTTCCCCGTGAGCAGGAGGATCCCCGTGTCGATCCCGCCGTACAGCCAGCCCGAGTTCCCCGTCTCGCGGGCGGCGGCACCGGCGGCAGCGGCGGCGCTCGTACCTCCCACCGAGCGGTTCGCCACCCGCACCTCGGGGATGATCGCCTCCGAGATCCGGGCCCTGTTCGCCGTCGCGAGCCGGCCCGAGGTCGTCTCGCTGGCCGGTGGGATGCCCAACCTGGCGGCGCTGCCGCTCGAGTCGCTGTCCGCCGAGGTCGCCGATCTGGTGGCGCGGGACGGCCAGGTGGCCCTGCAGTACGGCTCCGCGCAGGGCGTCCCGCGGCTGCGCGAGCAGATCTGCGAGGTGATGCGCGAGGAGGGGATCGAAGCCGATCCGGACGACGTCGTCGTCACCGTCGGGTCGCAGATGGCCCTGGACCTGATCACGCGGATCTTCTCCGACCCCGACGACGTCATCCTCGCCGAGGGTCCCTCGTACGTCGGCGCGCTGGGCAGCTTCGCGGCCTACCAGGCGCGCGTCGTCCACGTGGCGATGGACGAGCACGGACTGGTGCCGGAGCTCCTGGAGGACGCGCTGCGCAGCCTCGCCGCCCAGGGGATCACGCCGAAGTTCCTCTACACGATCCCGAACTTCCACAACCCGGCCGGCGTGACGATGGCCGTCGACCGCCGGCAGCGGGTTCTGGACCTGTGCGCCGAGTACGGCGTCGGCGTCGTCGAGGACAACCCGTACGGCCTGCTCGGCTTCACGGGGACGGTCTACCCGGCGCTGCGGTCCATGGACCGGGACGTCGTGTACCTCGGCTCCTTCTCCAAGACGTTCGCGTCGGGGCTGCGCGTCGGCTGGGCGCTCGTCCCGCCGGCCGTGCGGGACCGGCTGGTGCTGGCCGCGGAGTCCGCGACGCTGTGCCCGCCGAGCTTCACGCAGATGCTCGTGTCCCGGTACCTCGAGAACCACGACTGGCGCGCCCAGATCAAGACGTTCACCGAGGTGTACCGGGAGCGCCGGGACGCGATGCTCACCGCGCTCGAGACCCATCTGCCCGCGGGCTGCACCTGGACGGTTCCGGACGGCGGCTTCTACGTGTGGCTCACCGTGCCCGAAGGCGTGGACAGCAAGGCGATGCTGCCCCGCGCCGTCACCGCGCGGGTCGCGTATGCGTCCGGCACGGGCTTCTACGCGGACGGCCTCGGCAGCCGTCAGTTGCGGCTCTCCTACTGCTACCCGACGCCGGAGCGCATCACCGAGGGCGTCCGGCGGTTCGCCGCCGTGCTCGAGGCGGAGCTGGACGTGATGAGGACGTTCGGGGTGCAGGGGAGGCCCGACCGCGCGGTGCTGGGTCAGGGGCCACAGGCCCCGTCCCCGGACACCGCCTGATCCACCTCTCCCAGGCCGACCACAGCGGGCCCTGAGTGCGCCTCTCCGGCGCATTCAGGGCCCGTTGCGCGTGGCGGGACTCTGTGGTCGGCAGCTGCGGTGGGGGGTGTCGGTGCTGATGCGGCCCTACGGCCCCCGCCGAGCCGAGTACGCCGTCGTCGACCTCCGGACCTCGGGTGTCCCGCGCTGGACCCGGCGGCACGGGCACGCACGTGGTGGTGCCGAGCTGCAGCGGTGGCCACCGGCGGCTCATCGCAAGGAGTCGGGGGCTCAGCGGTGCGGCTGCCGCTGTTTCACGTGAAACAGCACGTTTCCAGCACCCCCGGCGGGCTCGGCGCGTTTCACGTGAAACCGTGCCTGCCGGGCGCCGGGCGTGCTCGCACTCCTTCCGCGTGCGGACTTCAGCACCCGCCCGAACGCACTTCACAGTGTCGAAGTGAACCGGGGGAGCGGCCTGTTCGACCTCGTCCGGAGTGCAGCCGTTCCGTGCGCGGTTCCACGTGAAACAGGGCCTTCCCCGGCGCCGGGAGACGGAGTCCTGGTGCCGGCCCGATTCAGGGCGACTCGGTGCGTCGCCTCTTCGAGTCCGGCTCCCCTTCGTGCTCTGCGCCGCCGCGTGGGCGCACCGAACGGCAAAGCCCCCTTTCGCCGCGTGAATCCCGTACCGCGTTCCCGCACAACAAGGTTGACGAGCGCCGATGTTCCACGTGAAACGACGTCGCTCGGCCAGTGCCGCGCGGTTGACGACGTCCACGTCGACGCGGCGCCGCGCGCGGGTGGCCAGCATTCACTGGTCCCGCAGGTCGCCCGGCCACTTCGCGGGGGCAATTCGACAGGCGCTGTTCGCCGTGTTTCACGTGGAACACTCTGAACACGTGGAACAAGGGCACCGACCGCGGAGCGGTGTTTCACGTGGAACATCGAGCACCCGCCCCGTCCGATGTCGTCTGTCGGCGCCCCCGGCCGCACCCGGCGCTACACGCCTCCACGGCGGACGCGCAGCCCCTGATGATCCCGACCCGATCGGACATCGGCTGTACGGCGTCACCCGGACGGCGCGCACGTGCTGCGTCGCGCCCGTCGCAGCAGCCGAGGTCTCCGGCTCTCCGCCACCTCGTGCGCCGTGGTGAGCGCGTGCCGGACGAGAGGGCGGAGCCGATCGACGTCCGGCGCTGGTCGGGGATGCGGTCCTCGGACGATGCGGTCCCCGGACGCCGCGCCGGCGCCTCGCCGCGGCGTGGGAGCGACGCGTCCTCCGCGCCGTTCGGATCTCTTCGCCCCGCCTGCCAAAAGGCGGGGCGACCAGCCGGCCGGAGGAGGCAGCTGGGGCCGACCGCGCCTCCGCAGATTCCCGTACCGGCTCGCGTGAAGCGGTGGCCCGCCTGCCCGCCTCGGACGGATGCCGCCCGCGACGTCCCGTGTCCCGGCTCCCTGCGATCCAGGGGAGCGCGCCCTCGCAGCGACGACGGATGGACAGACCCGAAGACGCGGCAGCACCTCGACCGCGAGAGCCGGGCGACGCGGCAAGGCCGGGGGTCCAGTGAGCGGCCACCAAGGAGCAAGAACTCGAGGATCCCGGCGAGTTCCTCGGGCGTCGCCGACGAGGCGCCCGGACACGATCTTCCGCCGAACCACCAGACCCGCACGCCGGGACCGAGCAGCTCGAAGGCTCCCGTTGCTGTTTCACGTGGAACATCGCCCCGCTCGCGCCGGCCGGATGACCGGGCACTCCGGGCCGTAGCGCAGAATGCCGGCGTGACCGATCGAACCGTGGCCGTGTTGGCGGGTGGGCTCTCCCATGAGCGCGAGGTGTCCCTGCGATCGGGCAGGAGGCTCGCCGGGGCGCTGCGCAAGGCCGGGGTCGACGTCCGTGAATGGGATGCCGACGCGTCACTGATCGAACGGCTGCGCACGGACCGGCCGGACGCCGCCGTGGTCGCGCTGCACGGGGGAGAGGGCGAGAACGGCTCCGTGCAGGCGGTGCTGGAGCTGCTCGGCATCCCGTTCGTCGGCACCTCGGCCCAGGCCTCCCGCCGCGCATGGGACAAGCCGACCGCCAAGGCCGAGCTCGCGCGCTCGGGCCTGAGCACGCCGGACTGGGTCGCGCTTCCGCACACGACCTTCCGTGAGCTGGGGCACAGGCCGTGCTCGACGCCATGGTCGAGCGACTCGGCCTGCCGCTGATGCTGAAGCCGGACCAGGGCGGCTCCGCGCTCGGCGCTCAGGTGGTCCGGGCCGCCGCGGACCTGCCCGCCGCGATGGTCAGCTGTCTCGCCTACGCGGACACCGTCCTCGCGGAGCGGTTCGTCGTCGGCACGGAGGTCGCCGTCTCCGTGGTCGACGACGGCGCCGGCGGCCCGCGCGCCCTGCCCCCGGTCGAGGTCGACGTGCCTGGCGGCGTCTACGACTACACGGCTCGCTACACCCAGGGTGCCGCGACCTTCCACTGCCCGGCCCGGCTGCCCGAGGAGACCGTGGAACTCCTGAAGGAGACCGCCCTCCAGGCGCACCAGCTCCTCGGGCTCCGGGACATCTCCCGTATGGACGCCGTCGTCGATGCCGACGGACGGGTGCAGATCCTGGAGGTGAACGTGTCTCCGGGGCTCACCGACACGTCGCTGCTCCCGATCGCCGTCGCGGCAGCCGGGATGGACCTCGGCGAGCTGTTCGCCGCCCTCGTCGAGCGCGCCGTCGAACGCGGGTAGCGCCCGACCGGAAACGCCACGAGGCCCGATGTTCCACGTGGAACATCGGGCCTCGTCGTCTGTACGGCGGGGGAGCGCTCAGTCCTCGGCGCGCCCCATCAGCTGCGCGATCCGCTCCAGGTCCTCGACCGAGCCGAACTCGACGACGATCCGGCCCTTGCGCTGCCCGAGCTCGACCTTGACCCTGGTGTCGAAACGGTCCGACAGGCTCTCCGCGAGCCGGTCGGCCCCGGGGGCGTGGATCGGCGCCCGACGGGCCTTGCGGGCCGGGGCGGCCCGCTCGCTGCGCGCCAGCACGACGGCCTCCTCGGTGGCCCGCACCGACATCCCCTCGGCGACGATCCGGGCGGCGAGCTCCTCCTGCTTCTCCGCCTCGTCGAGCCCGAGGAGCGCGCGGGCGTGCCCGGCCGACAGCACGCCGGCCGCGACCCGGCGCTGGACCGGCACCGGCAGCTTCAGCAACCGGATCATGTTCGTGACGACCGGCCGGCTGCGGCCGATCCGGTCCGCCAGCTCGGTGTGGGTGACGCCGAACTCGCCGAGCAGCTGCTCGTAGGCCGCGGCTTCCTCGAGCGGGTTCAGCTGGACGCGGTGGATGTTCTCCAGCAGCGCGTCCCGCAGCATGGCGTCGTCGCCGGTCTGCCGCACGATCGCCGGCAGCACCTCGAGCCCGGCGCGCCTGGACGCCCGCCAACGGCGCTCGCCCATGACGAGCTCGAAGCTGCCGGGGCTCGTCTCCCGCACGACGATCGGCTGCAACAGGCCGAACTCGCGGATGGAGTGCTCGAGCTCGGCGAGGTGCTCGTCGTCGAACTGGGTGCGGGGCTGCTTGGCGTTCGGCCGGATCGCCTCGACGGGGATCTCGCGGTACACGGCGCCGTACCCGTCGCCGTCCGCGGACGGCTCGTCCGGCACCGAGGCGAGCGGCCGACTCCACCGGTCCGGCACGTCCGCCGAGGGGGTCGACGGGCGGGGGACCGGCGTCTCAGCGGAGGAGCCGGGCGGGGGACCCGTCGGGATCAGCGCGGCCAACCCTCGGCCCAGACCGCCCTTGCGCTCGGCCATCATCGCTACCGCCCGTTCGTCTCATGCGTACCCATCTCGGCGCCGTAGGCGGCGATCTCCCGGGCGGCGTCGACGTAGCTCATCGCGCCCCGCGAGCCGGGGTCGTAGGCAAGCACGGTCTGGCTGTATCCCGGCGCCTCGGAGACCTTGACGCTGCGCGGGATCACCGTACGCAGAACCGTGCCCCCGAAGTGCTGCCTGACCTCCGACGTCACCTGATCGGCGAGCTTCGTCCGCCCGTCGTACATGGTGAGCAGGATCGTGGAGACGTGCAGCGCGGTGTTCAGGTGCGACCGCACGAGGTCGATGTTGCTGAGCAGCTGGCCGAGCCCCTCCAGCGCGTAGTACTCGCACTGGATCGGGATCAGCACCTCGGCGGCGGCCACGAGCGCGTTGACCGTCAACAGGCCCAGCGACGGCGGGCAGTCGATGAGGACGTAGTCCACGTCCAGCTCGTCGAGCACCGCGTCGGAGAGGGCCTGGTTCAGCCGGGACTCCCGGGCCACCATGCTCACGAGCTCGATCTCGGCGCCGGCGAGGTCGATCGTTGCCGGCACGCACAGCAGGTTCTCCGACGCCGTGCTCTGCGCCGCCGCTTCCACGAGGCTGATCTCGCCGAGCAGCGCCTCGTAGATCGACGGCGTACCCGCGCGGTGCTCCACCCCGAGGGCCGTGCTGGCGTTGCCCTGTGGGTCCAGGTCGATGACGAGCACCCGGATCCCGTGCAGCGCGAGCGCTGCGGCGATGTTGACGGTGCTGGTCGTCTTGCCGACGCCGCCCTTCTGGTTGGCGACGGTGAGGACACGCCTGTGCGCGGGCTTCGGCATCGAGTGCCGGTCCGGATGCAGGACGCGCGCCGCGCGTTCCGCCTCCTCCGCGATGGGGGTCCAGCCGATGCTCACGCGGGGACCTTCCTTCGATGTTTCACGTGGAACAGCAGTCACGGCCGCTGCCCCTTCTTCCGGTCCCGGCGTCCGGCCCGCCCGCTCGGCCGGGACTCCCGGTCGACGGCGATCACGGTGCTCGGGGGATCGACGAGGCCCACTCCGCAGTGCAGGACCCGCGGGGTGCCACCGCCCAGCTTGCGAACGGACGCGGCGTCCCGGGCGATCTCCTCGGGTGCGGAGGCGCCCTTCACGGCGAGCATCGTGCCGTCCTGGCGGAGCAGCGGGATGGCCCAGCCGGCGAGGCGGTGCAGCGGTGCAACAGCACGAGCGGTGACCACGTCGGCCCCCTCCCATCGACGCCTGATCGCATTCTCCTCCGCCCGGCCCCGCTCGACGATGAGCGACAGGCCCAGATCCGCGATGACCTCGTCCAGCCACTCGACCCGGCGGGCGAGCGGCTCGACGAGCACGATCCGAAGATCGGGACGGGCGAGCGCCAACGGTATCCCGGGCAGGCCCGCTCCCGAGCCGATATCGACCACGTTCGCGCCGTCCGGCATCAGTTCCGCGACGACGGCACAGTTCAGCACGTGCCGATCCCACAACCGGGCGGTCTCGCGGGGCCCGATCAGGCCTCGCTCCACCCCGGACGTCGCCAGGTGCTCGACATAGCGGGCGGCCAGATCGAGCCGGGGGCCGAAGACCTCGGCGGCGGCCGGCGGTGGATGTTCCACGTGAAACACATCCTCCTCGGAAGCCGTTCCGGAGCCGGGTACGGGTACGGAAGCGCCCCCCGGCCCGTGGGGACCGGAGGGCGCCACGACCGGTTCGGCTCGCCCGGTCCCGCTCACTTCGTCCGGGAGACGACGACCTGACGGCGCGGCTCCTCGCCCTCGCTCTCGCTGAAGACGCCCTTCACCCCCGCGACGGCGTCGTGCACGACCTTGCGCTCGAACGGCGTCATCGGGCGCAACCGGACCGGCTCGCCGGTCTCCAGGACGTCGGTGGCCGTCCGCTTGCCGATCTCGGTCAGCTCGTCCCGGCGACGCTGCCGCCAGCCCGCGATGTCCAGCATCAGTCGGCTGCGGTTACCCGAGGACTGCTGCACGGCGAGCCGGGTGAGCTCCTGCAGCGACTCGAGGATGTTGCCCCGGTCGCCGACGAGCTTCTCCAGGTCCTCACCGCCGTCGATGCTCACGATCGCACGGCCGGCCTCGACGTCGAGGTCGATGTCCCCGTCGAAGTCCAGGATGTCCAGCAGCCGCTCGAGGTAGTCGCCCGCGATGTCACCCTCGCGGATCAGCTGGTCCTCGCCCGACGTCGGCGTGTCCGCCTTGGGGGTGGCGGTGGGCGCCGAGCCCTCCTCTGCCGTCTTCGGCACGGTGGTTCTCCCTTCGAGGTGTTCCGATGGACGACGAGACCTGCCCGTCGGCCCACCGAGGAGCCCGCACCCGGGCGGGCTCCGGAGGTTCGTGGGCGCCGCGGCGGCTGCGACGTGCGGCGCCTGTACGGCTGCTCGACGACGTGGCCGCGGCGCGTCAGCGTCGCTTGCGTCCCTTGTTCCGGGCGGCCTGCGGACGGGAGCCTCCACCACCCGAGCGGTTGCCCTGGCCGCCCGGCCGCTTGGCGCTCACCG is a window of Pseudonocardia sp. T1-2H DNA encoding:
- a CDS encoding aminotransferase-like domain-containing protein, with the protein product MPVSIPPYSQPEFPVSRAAAPAAAAALVPPTERFATRTSGMIASEIRALFAVASRPEVVSLAGGMPNLAALPLESLSAEVADLVARDGQVALQYGSAQGVPRLREQICEVMREEGIEADPDDVVVTVGSQMALDLITRIFSDPDDVILAEGPSYVGALGSFAAYQARVVHVAMDEHGLVPELLEDALRSLAAQGITPKFLYTIPNFHNPAGVTMAVDRRQRVLDLCAEYGVGVVEDNPYGLLGFTGTVYPALRSMDRDVVYLGSFSKTFASGLRVGWALVPPAVRDRLVLAAESATLCPPSFTQMLVSRYLENHDWRAQIKTFTEVYRERRDAMLTALETHLPAGCTWTVPDGGFYVWLTVPEGVDSKAMLPRAVTARVAYASGTGFYADGLGSRQLRLSYCYPTPERITEGVRRFAAVLEAELDVMRTFGVQGRPDRAVLGQGPQAPSPDTA
- the trxA gene encoding thioredoxin — translated: MGKNTVDVTDASFEADVLKSDKAVLVDFWATWCGPCKMVAPVLDEIAGEHAETLTVAKLDIDANPATARDYQVMSIPTMILFKNGEPVKQIVGAKPKAALLSDLSDHIG
- the trxB gene encoding thioredoxin-disulfide reductase, whose translation is MTTQSSSADQVRNLIIIGSGPAGYTAAVYAARAQLEPLVFEGTQFGGALMTTTEVENYPGFTDGIMGPDLMEQMRGQAKRFGAELRAEDVEEVKLEGAVKEVTANGVTYRARAVVLAMGAAARYLNVPGEQQLLGRGVSACATCDGFFFRDQDITVVGGGDSAMEEATFLTRFAKSVTIIHRRDDFRASRIMLERAQNDPKMRWETNKAVTEVVGDKSVSALKLKDTVTGEESTLDATGMFVAIGHDPRSELVKGQVELDDAGYVKTKSPTTYTNLPGVFACGDLVDHTYRQAITAAGSGCSAAIDAERWLAEEPIDPELAGGGYGSSSQDVAAALS
- a CDS encoding N-acetylmuramoyl-L-alanine amidase, which translates into the protein MQLLRRGDSGPAVVEIRAKLREYGLLAPPGPAPSENYFDDDVEHAVQAFQQRRGLITDGIVGHATYRALREASWKLGDRMLALLISSPMSGDDVAQLQERLLELGYDPGRPGGVFDDMTENALRGFQRDYGLTPDGVCGPATLRSLRQLGRKVTGGRPGLLREQELLRRAGPRLRGKRIVVDPGHGGQDRGVQVSGVDEAGLVWDLGRRLVGRMAATGMEALLSRREDTCPTDAERAAFANAAGADLVLSLHTDANQSMHAHGLATFHFGNGSGATSTVGEALAGLIQRELLTRTAMLDCGSQARTWELLRLTRMPTVRVEIGYLTNMGDRQKLLDPAFRDIVAEGILVAVKRLYLLGQDDQPTGTFTFSDVLARELGRGQAQAI
- the sigM gene encoding RNA polymerase sigma factor SigM, coding for MSAPTRPPRGPAPGPVRADRELLDAHLAGERAAFDELVRRHGDRLWSVALRILRDPEDAKDVLQEAVVSAYQGAGRFRGDASVSTWLHRIVVNKCLDLVRSRLVRPPAAGWPATDPADPRDVAATLVTRITITDALALLPVEQRVAVILVDVQGCPVAEAAEILGVPAGTVKSRCARGRRRLAPILGHLREEAP
- a CDS encoding protein kinase family protein, with the protein product MPAQQTPSEQVRPPSGLRAPDPAGTSAGDVIAERYALRARVGADLRAGAEFWRAEDTVLQRDVAITVLRRLPVDGTPDPDSSARAEDMIVRALRAGCFEHAGCARLLDVLAAGSRGMPEDVLGAAVTEWVPGRSLAETVADGLIRPLAAARMVEPLAAAAEDAHGHGLVLGCDHPQRIRITPDGRAQVAFVLPRPGLTPADDVRGLGAILYTLLTSAWPLSGSDAARAGLAAADRSNGEPPAPSAVREGVPVELEAVCTGTLGIGGETASGRVHTAAAVRSMLDEVVAEEDRSALFPPVHDGTSTSPGDVWQDRRRDSGTGDPDRRRKLLVGLGVLAVGVLVVLGYLGVQLGALFGNGGGGPPIVVGGSATPGQDDQATPPTPGVAIANPQARVFDPVGDSDNAARVSRAVDGNLTTSWATAEYRQPFPALKPGIGIMTSFVSVEQLSRLTVQSPSEGTVVEIRSAPSENAQLGETVLLAKQTLKSGSTTISLADSQPVEHVLVWITKLGGGGSDNVTEIDELTFYRADV